The Lactobacillus sp. CBA3605 genome contains a region encoding:
- a CDS encoding bifunctional 4-hydroxy-2-oxoglutarate aldolase/2-dehydro-3-deoxy-phosphogluconate aldolase yields MQKIEILKNIEAAGIIAVVRGNSSEQAIKTSEAAIKGGVKGIELTFTVPNANEVIAKLAEKYVDTDAVIGAGTVLDAPTARLAIIAGAKFIVAPTFDPDVARLCNLYEIPYIPGCMSVTEMQTAMQYGSSLVKMFPGNILSPKMIGDVKAPFPQISIMPSGGVNLENLKDWFAAGATVVGAGGNLVGPGDKGDFNTVTENAVKYMKEFNRIKSA; encoded by the coding sequence ATGCAAAAAATCGAAATTTTGAAAAACATCGAAGCTGCTGGCATAATTGCCGTTGTTCGCGGCAATTCATCAGAACAAGCTATTAAAACTTCTGAAGCTGCCATTAAAGGTGGCGTCAAAGGAATTGAATTAACCTTCACGGTTCCTAATGCCAATGAAGTCATTGCTAAGTTAGCTGAAAAGTACGTCGATACAGATGCCGTTATTGGTGCTGGTACCGTGCTTGACGCACCAACCGCTCGATTAGCAATTATTGCTGGCGCTAAATTTATAGTGGCTCCTACTTTTGATCCCGATGTTGCTAGATTGTGTAACCTCTACGAAATCCCTTATATTCCTGGCTGCATGAGTGTTACTGAGATGCAAACCGCAATGCAATACGGATCAAGTCTTGTTAAGATGTTTCCTGGAAACATCTTATCTCCTAAGATGATTGGCGACGTCAAGGCACCCTTCCCACAAATTAGTATTATGCCTTCTGGCGGTGTCAATCTTGAAAACTTGAAAGACTGGTTTGCTGCTGGTGCAACCGTTGTTGGTGCCGGTGGTAATCTAGTTGGACCTGGCGACAAAGGTGACTTTAATACAGTCACTGAAAATGCCGTGAAGTACATGAAAGAATTCAACCGCATTAAAAGCGCTTAA
- a CDS encoding AIPR family protein, translating into MEKDALIQFTIPTASAVRIKSPYSESNSYIWHVYANVQDIPDNIPTEVNPRKTNMHTKVATMMENGLEKNDHAFYKKNRGILLSAEKISNDMGTLKISMGHDNDDDRSKYGILDGGHTYRAILNKRSELDPDNLQFVHLEIMTDIGDIDEMASARNSSIQVNDKAIAELAGKFDFVKNAIKKEAFKKRIAYKQNEADKDIDAVDLVRLMFAMNLKRYAEGSFKQPIQAYSGKAQVLKDYLSEYDRAEKKEKSDNPYEKLAVLLPEITKLYDRIEIDMPSVYRKANNNGQFGRIKGVDTKGGKTKYSEEKLDYQISTGLIFPILGGFRALIEDDGDSFKWAVDPLEVWTKVAPKMVSNTISMSRQLGNNPQSAGKSIPLWAQNYDTVATEKIKLLYVKR; encoded by the coding sequence ATGGAAAAAGATGCTTTGATCCAGTTTACGATTCCTACTGCCAGCGCAGTACGTATTAAGAGTCCCTACTCAGAGTCGAATAGTTATATTTGGCATGTATACGCTAATGTCCAGGATATACCAGATAATATTCCTACAGAAGTAAATCCAAGAAAGACGAATATGCACACCAAGGTTGCCACCATGATGGAAAATGGGTTAGAGAAAAATGACCACGCGTTTTATAAAAAAAATCGGGGTATCTTGCTGTCAGCTGAAAAAATAAGCAATGATATGGGAACGTTGAAAATTAGTATGGGGCATGATAATGATGATGATCGGAGTAAATACGGTATTCTAGATGGTGGTCATACGTACAGAGCTATTTTAAATAAACGCTCAGAGCTTGATCCTGACAACTTACAGTTCGTACACTTAGAGATCATGACGGACATTGGCGATATTGACGAAATGGCATCTGCTCGTAATAGTAGTATTCAAGTCAACGATAAAGCAATAGCTGAATTAGCTGGTAAGTTTGATTTTGTAAAAAATGCCATTAAAAAAGAAGCGTTTAAGAAACGTATTGCTTATAAGCAAAATGAAGCGGATAAAGATATTGATGCAGTTGATCTTGTACGCTTAATGTTTGCGATGAATCTTAAAAGGTATGCGGAAGGTTCTTTTAAACAACCAATTCAGGCATATAGTGGTAAAGCACAGGTATTAAAAGATTACTTAAGTGAATATGATAGAGCTGAAAAAAAAGAAAAATCTGATAATCCGTATGAAAAATTAGCAGTACTATTACCCGAAATCACCAAATTATATGATCGCATTGAGATAGATATGCCTAGTGTATATCGAAAAGCGAACAATAATGGACAGTTTGGACGAATTAAAGGTGTGGATACTAAGGGAGGAAAAACAAAATATTCAGAAGAAAAATTAGACTATCAAATATCAACAGGACTTATTTTCCCAATTTTAGGGGGATTCAGAGCATTAATTGAAGATGATGGCGACTCATTTAAATGGGCTGTTGATCCATTGGAAGTGTGGACTAAGGTAGCACCTAAGATGGTTTCAAATACTATATCAATGTCGCGTCAATTAGGTAATAATCCTCAAAGTGCTGGGAAAAGTATCCCTCTATGGGCGCAAAATTATGATACTGTTGCTACGGAAAAAATTAAATTATTGTATGTAAAAAGATAA
- a CDS encoding helix-turn-helix domain-containing protein: MTQKDSINKLDQLIGKNLITLRKKNAISRTELSQAMNINYKTLWNCENGFNSLSINLLIKMRPIFREKNITLEMLFENIVVSALEQYESDNNK; encoded by the coding sequence ATGACACAAAAAGATAGTATTAATAAATTAGATCAACTCATCGGTAAGAATTTGATCACATTACGGAAAAAAAACGCAATAAGTCGCACTGAACTGTCGCAAGCAATGAATATCAACTATAAAACACTCTGGAATTGTGAAAACGGTTTTAATTCCCTTTCTATTAATTTATTAATAAAAATGAGACCCATTTTTCGTGAGAAAAACATAACCTTGGAGATGCTCTTTGAAAATATTGTAGTTTCTGCATTGGAACAATACGAAAGTGACAATAACAAGTAA
- a CDS encoding helix-turn-helix domain-containing protein encodes MSLFAERLKTAMQRAQMTSAQLAKATGIGRSSISQWLSSKYVAKQDKVTALAQALSVTPEWLLGTVTVASGPKQMTPELVTLWEQLDATNQKKLLKKARKLVLKQAPTAKTSKPKGKKKKAKK; translated from the coding sequence ATGAGTTTATTTGCTGAACGATTAAAAACAGCGATGCAACGAGCCCAAATGACATCGGCACAATTAGCTAAAGCGACTGGGATTGGGCGGTCTTCCATCAGTCAGTGGTTAAGCAGTAAATACGTGGCGAAACAAGATAAAGTCACGGCGTTAGCACAAGCGTTATCGGTTACGCCCGAGTGGTTATTGGGCACAGTTACTGTGGCATCAGGGCCAAAACAAATGACGCCTGAATTAGTCACATTATGGGAGCAGCTCGATGCGACGAATCAAAAGAAGTTACTTAAAAAGGCGCGTAAATTAGTACTTAAACAAGCGCCAACGGCCAAAACGAGTAAGCCAAAAGGTAAAAAGAAAAAAGCCAAAAAATAA
- a CDS encoding helix-turn-helix domain-containing protein — protein MPQLATLHRHELTTLADDCLANTDNQQLIIALYQTQGNVRQAATHLFLHRNTLLYRIDKFERCSGFNLKSMDDLVYCYLLTLAQVTN, from the coding sequence TTGCCTCAACTAGCCACTTTACACCGCCATGAATTAACTACCTTAGCGGACGATTGCTTAGCGAATACTGATAACCAACAGCTGATAATCGCACTTTACCAAACTCAAGGTAATGTCCGTCAAGCAGCCACACATCTCTTCTTACACCGCAACACTTTACTGTATCGCATTGATAAATTTGAACGCTGTAGCGGGTTTAACCTTAAATCAATGGATGACCTCGTTTACTGCTATTTGCTAACGTTAGCTCAGGTTACCAATTAA
- a CDS encoding DegV family protein translates to MRTAIVTDSASYLSAADIEKYNIHVVPITVIFGKQTYLENVEMTTKEFYERMRTAPELPTTTQVTLGQMQQMYDQLAAEGYDNVISIHLSSGITSFITNLESFLPNVTNIKVYPFDSLITAAGEAYMALLAAKLVAAGKTPEQVIEQLHRLRETTEVYFVVDNLSHLVRTGRLSNASGLVGNLLRIKPVLTFEDGKIVAIEKERTMRRAYQAIKAKLAAAIAAADYPLRVTIENGNNPKLQAEWTADLIQSFPDLTIDESEIGPVVGVHVGEGVMGLIWAKDWEKWPD, encoded by the coding sequence ATGAGAACAGCAATTGTGACCGATAGTGCCAGTTATTTATCAGCTGCGGATATCGAAAAGTACAATATCCACGTCGTACCAATTACCGTGATCTTCGGTAAACAAACTTATTTAGAAAACGTTGAAATGACGACCAAAGAATTCTATGAACGGATGCGTACAGCTCCCGAACTGCCAACCACCACGCAGGTCACGTTGGGACAAATGCAACAAATGTATGACCAATTAGCTGCGGAAGGCTACGATAATGTCATTAGTATTCATCTATCTTCAGGCATTACCAGCTTTATCACCAACCTTGAAAGTTTTCTGCCCAATGTTACCAACATCAAAGTCTATCCATTTGATTCTTTGATTACCGCAGCTGGCGAAGCTTACATGGCGCTTTTAGCAGCCAAACTAGTGGCCGCTGGCAAGACGCCAGAACAAGTCATTGAGCAGCTTCACCGACTCCGTGAAACAACTGAGGTTTACTTTGTCGTCGATAACCTTAGTCACCTCGTCCGGACTGGCCGGTTATCTAACGCTTCCGGCTTAGTGGGTAACCTCTTACGGATTAAACCCGTGCTAACCTTTGAGGATGGCAAAATTGTAGCAATTGAAAAAGAACGCACAATGCGTCGTGCTTATCAGGCCATCAAAGCTAAGCTAGCCGCCGCTATTGCAGCTGCGGACTATCCTTTGCGTGTGACGATTGAAAACGGCAACAATCCTAAATTACAAGCAGAGTGGACCGCCGATTTGATCCAAAGCTTCCCGGATTTAACTATCGACGAAAGCGAAATTGGCCCCGTAGTCGGTGTGCACGTTGGCGAAGGCGTTATGGGACTGATTTGGGCCAAAGATTGGGAAAAATGGCCCGATTGA
- the lepB gene encoding signal peptidase I produces the protein MKTFKNIMSWILPIVVGLLIATVIRHFVFTMVRVDGPSMEPNLENNERVAVVKTAKIQHLSVIVFNAYKVDPDASSKTVKYVKRVIGMPGDTVSSRDGKVYVNGHAIKQGFISQFERTQGTGNWSLASISNKNSWAIPATKVPKNSYFVLGDHRSVSNDSRYWGFVPANKVLGVVKVPIWDTSTTKRHNVNAIGY, from the coding sequence ATGAAAACTTTCAAAAATATCATGAGCTGGATATTACCGATTGTAGTGGGATTATTGATTGCAACGGTCATTCGCCATTTTGTATTCACGATGGTGCGGGTCGATGGGCCGTCAATGGAACCTAATCTCGAGAATAATGAGCGGGTGGCGGTTGTGAAGACCGCCAAGATTCAGCACCTGAGTGTGATAGTCTTTAATGCTTATAAGGTTGATCCGGATGCATCATCTAAGACAGTTAAGTATGTGAAACGCGTGATTGGGATGCCAGGGGATACCGTTAGTTCTAGGGATGGTAAAGTCTATGTTAACGGTCATGCCATTAAACAAGGTTTTATTAGTCAGTTTGAACGGACGCAAGGTACGGGAAATTGGAGTTTGGCTTCAATCTCGAATAAGAATAGTTGGGCCATTCCCGCAACCAAAGTTCCTAAAAATTCGTATTTTGTTCTGGGGGATCATCGTTCGGTCTCAAATGATAGTCGATATTGGGGCTTTGTCCCGGCGAATAAAGTCTTGGGCGTGGTTAAAGTGCCAATTTGGGATACCAGTACGACGAAACGACATAATGTTAATGCCATTGGTTATTAA
- a CDS encoding universal stress protein — protein sequence MDQNEIDKPFVYRRILLTVDEDDTTSSERAFRYALTLAHDYKVTLGIVSVLESEDINIFDSLTPSKLQAKRNHVTQVVQDYVKLATERGVQNVEPLVYEGGDVDDVILDQVIPDFKPDLLVTGADTEFAHAKMTAAIGPRLARKAPVSVIVVR from the coding sequence ATGGATCAAAATGAGATTGATAAGCCCTTCGTTTATCGGCGGATTTTATTGACGGTGGATGAGGATGACACGACGTCTTCTGAACGCGCCTTTCGTTACGCGCTGACGTTAGCCCATGATTATAAGGTTACCTTGGGGATTGTGTCGGTCTTGGAGAGCGAAGATATTAATATCTTTGATTCGTTGACACCGTCGAAATTACAGGCGAAACGGAATCATGTGACGCAAGTTGTTCAAGATTACGTCAAGCTCGCCACCGAACGTGGGGTTCAAAATGTTGAACCGTTAGTTTACGAAGGTGGTGATGTGGATGACGTTATTTTGGACCAAGTCATTCCTGATTTTAAGCCAGATTTACTAGTAACAGGGGCCGATACTGAATTTGCCCATGCGAAGATGACGGCTGCCATTGGTCCCCGGCTAGCTCGAAAAGCGCCCGTTTCTGTGATTGTTGTTCGGTAA
- a CDS encoding PadR family transcriptional regulator: MAQKNKLQFIILGLLNQQPLTGYDLTKAFDHEIGEFWQAQHSQIYPQLKRLETQGAITHEITISGEKLEKKLYHITPTGLAWLREWISVGTPDLTATKDEFILKLYFIQTNRDPRLPEMLTEQLQLHQTKLMHLQARLTTVFKGRQPQTTTYGHYLILQHAIGRETYYVDWLKQTLAALPVNR; encoded by the coding sequence ATGGCGCAAAAAAATAAATTACAATTCATTATTCTTGGACTATTGAATCAACAACCATTGACTGGTTACGATTTAACAAAAGCATTTGATCATGAAATTGGTGAGTTTTGGCAGGCACAGCATAGCCAAATTTATCCGCAGCTAAAACGGCTTGAAACGCAAGGGGCCATTACGCATGAAATTACAATCAGTGGTGAAAAATTAGAGAAAAAGCTCTATCATATTACGCCGACTGGTTTAGCTTGGTTACGGGAGTGGATCAGTGTGGGCACCCCAGATTTAACAGCGACCAAGGATGAGTTTATCTTAAAATTATATTTCATCCAAACGAATCGTGACCCGCGTTTGCCAGAAATGTTAACGGAACAATTACAATTACATCAAACAAAATTAATGCATCTGCAAGCGCGACTAACGACGGTTTTTAAAGGCCGTCAACCGCAAACAACGACTTATGGTCATTACTTGATTTTGCAGCATGCGATTGGTCGTGAAACTTACTATGTTGATTGGCTTAAGCAGACTTTAGCGGCGTTACCGGTGAATCGGTAA
- a CDS encoding phenolic acid decarboxylase: MTKTFKTLADFLGTHFIYTYDNGWEYEWYAKNDHTVDYRIHGGMVAGRWVKDQEANIVMLTEGIYKVAWTEPTGTDVALDFLPNEKKVNGTIFFPKWVQEHPEITVTFQNDHIDVMEAAREKYATYPKLVVPEFATITYMGDAGQDNDDVISEAPYAGLPDDVRNGNYFDENYHRLNK; this comes from the coding sequence ATGACCAAAACATTTAAAACTTTAGCTGACTTTTTAGGTACCCATTTTATTTATACGTACGATAACGGCTGGGAATACGAATGGTATGCAAAGAATGACCATACCGTTGACTATCGTATTCATGGCGGTATGGTTGCTGGTCGCTGGGTCAAAGACCAAGAAGCCAATATCGTCATGCTAACTGAAGGTATTTATAAGGTTGCTTGGACCGAACCAACTGGAACTGACGTTGCATTAGACTTTTTGCCTAACGAAAAGAAAGTTAACGGTACCATTTTCTTCCCTAAGTGGGTTCAAGAACATCCTGAAATCACCGTTACCTTCCAAAATGACCACATCGATGTTATGGAAGCAGCTCGTGAAAAGTATGCGACTTATCCAAAACTAGTCGTTCCTGAATTCGCCACTATTACTTATATGGGTGATGCTGGGCAAGATAACGATGATGTTATTAGTGAAGCCCCTTACGCTGGCCTGCCTGATGATGTTCGTAACGGTAACTATTTTGACGAAAATTATCATCGCCTAAACAAATAA
- a CDS encoding GNAT family N-acetyltransferase gives MAVIQIKTATQADRTALAQIYLVDRQQDFPWVTNPRLQDFDQDSRGEFVLVAWIDGKRAGFCSLYRLANFIHLLFVDPAFRQLGVGENLLTEMRQYATEPMTLKCVMANEAALRFYAQVGFQIVKADRDALPPNYTLRDTHTEQYVALNVD, from the coding sequence ATGGCAGTGATTCAAATTAAAACTGCAACGCAAGCTGACCGGACCGCCTTAGCACAGATTTATTTGGTTGATCGTCAGCAGGATTTTCCATGGGTGACGAATCCACGACTACAAGATTTTGACCAAGATAGTCGGGGTGAATTTGTTTTGGTGGCTTGGATTGATGGAAAAAGAGCGGGCTTTTGTTCACTTTATCGGTTAGCTAATTTTATTCATCTCTTATTTGTCGATCCAGCTTTTCGCCAATTAGGTGTCGGTGAAAATTTGCTGACTGAAATGCGACAATATGCCACCGAGCCAATGACATTAAAGTGTGTGATGGCCAACGAAGCCGCACTACGATTCTATGCGCAGGTTGGGTTTCAGATTGTTAAGGCCGACCGCGATGCTTTGCCACCCAACTACACATTAAGAGATACACATACTGAGCAATATGTGGCGTTAAACGTGGATTAA
- the adhE gene encoding bifunctional acetaldehyde-CoA/alcohol dehydrogenase has translation MIKIKPNEKKTAAETEVAKLVARSQAALAELKTYTQTQIDDLCEKVAVAALDNHMKLAKLAVAETGRGVVEDKAIKNIYASEYIWNSIRHDKTVGILKDDAETQLMEIAEPVGIVAGVTPVTNPTSTVVFKTLISLKGRNTIVFGFHPQAQKASAEAARIMQAAIKAAGGPADAILYIEHPSIEATNALMHHPAIATILATGGPSMVTAAYSSGKPALGVGPGNGPTYIEKTADIQQAVNDIVLSKTFDNGMICASENSAIVDAEIYDAVKAEFNRLGCYLVKPQEVAALSDAVIDPERHTVRGPVAGKTAYQIAKMAGLKQVPVDCRVLIAEIDGVGVNYPLSGEKLSPVLTLYKAQSTAAAFKRADELLHYGGLGHTAGIHTKDDALVKAFGLQMPACRILVNTPSSVGGLGDIYNNMTPSLTLGTGSYGGNSISHNVTDMDLINIKTVAKRRNNMQWVKMPPKVYFERNAVQYLEHMSGLKKVFIVCDPGMVKFGYTDRVTAVLNQRTEPVDIDIFSEVEPNPSTDTVIKGVARMQAFQPDTIIALGGGSAMDAAKGMWLFYEHPETSFLGAKQKFLDIRKRTYQVPAAHKVTYIGIPTTSGTGSEVTPYAVITDSKTHVKYPITDYAMQPDIAIVDPQFVETVPKRTTAWTGLDVITHATESYVSTMASDFTRGWSIQALQLAFKYLKASYDGDQLAREKMHNASTLAGMAFANAFLGINHSIAHKLGGAFNLPHGLAIAITYPQVVRYNAEIPTKLAMWPKYTHNTALADYANIARALGLVGNTDEELKESLVQAYIDLAHSMDVTLSLKANRVEKKQFDANVDQLAELAYEDQCTTANPREPLISELKAIMQREWDGQGTEK, from the coding sequence ATGATTAAAATTAAACCCAACGAAAAAAAGACCGCTGCTGAAACTGAAGTCGCTAAATTAGTGGCACGTTCACAAGCTGCATTAGCTGAATTGAAAACGTATACACAAACCCAAATTGATGATTTGTGTGAAAAGGTCGCCGTCGCCGCATTAGATAATCATATGAAGTTAGCCAAATTGGCCGTGGCAGAAACTGGCCGTGGGGTCGTGGAAGATAAAGCCATTAAGAATATTTATGCCAGTGAATACATTTGGAACAGTATTCGGCACGATAAGACCGTTGGTATTTTGAAAGATGATGCTGAAACGCAATTGATGGAAATTGCAGAACCGGTTGGGATTGTTGCCGGGGTTACCCCAGTCACTAACCCAACGTCAACGGTTGTTTTTAAAACGTTGATTTCATTAAAGGGCCGGAACACCATTGTTTTTGGGTTCCATCCGCAAGCACAAAAAGCGAGTGCCGAGGCTGCTCGGATTATGCAAGCCGCAATTAAGGCCGCTGGGGGGCCAGCCGATGCAATTTTATACATTGAACATCCTAGTATTGAAGCGACCAATGCCTTGATGCATCATCCTGCGATTGCAACGATTTTGGCAACTGGTGGACCTAGCATGGTCACGGCGGCGTATTCTTCTGGTAAGCCGGCGTTGGGTGTTGGCCCTGGGAATGGCCCGACTTATATCGAGAAGACGGCTGATATTCAACAGGCTGTGAATGATATTGTCTTATCGAAGACTTTTGATAATGGAATGATTTGTGCTTCAGAAAATAGTGCCATTGTGGATGCCGAAATCTATGATGCAGTGAAAGCTGAGTTTAATCGGTTGGGCTGTTACCTCGTGAAACCGCAAGAAGTCGCAGCTTTAAGCGATGCTGTGATTGATCCCGAACGTCATACGGTACGCGGGCCGGTTGCTGGGAAGACTGCTTATCAAATTGCTAAAATGGCTGGCTTGAAACAAGTCCCCGTTGATTGTCGGGTTCTAATTGCGGAGATTGATGGTGTCGGCGTTAATTATCCATTGTCTGGTGAAAAACTCTCGCCAGTGTTGACTTTGTACAAGGCCCAATCGACAGCCGCTGCTTTCAAACGAGCAGATGAATTATTGCATTATGGTGGTTTAGGGCATACTGCGGGTATCCATACCAAAGATGATGCCTTGGTTAAAGCGTTTGGACTCCAAATGCCGGCCTGCCGAATCTTAGTTAATACCCCATCTTCTGTGGGCGGTTTGGGCGATATTTATAACAACATGACGCCATCGTTAACGCTAGGTACGGGTTCATACGGCGGTAATTCTATTTCACATAATGTGACAGATATGGATTTGATTAATATTAAGACGGTCGCAAAACGCCGCAATAATATGCAGTGGGTGAAAATGCCACCCAAAGTCTATTTTGAACGCAATGCCGTCCAGTATTTGGAACATATGAGTGGTCTCAAAAAGGTTTTTATCGTTTGTGATCCTGGAATGGTTAAATTTGGGTATACGGATCGCGTAACGGCAGTCTTAAATCAACGGACTGAACCGGTCGATATTGATATCTTTTCAGAGGTCGAACCTAATCCTTCGACAGACACGGTGATTAAAGGGGTCGCACGGATGCAGGCGTTCCAACCAGATACAATTATCGCATTAGGTGGGGGCTCGGCAATGGATGCAGCTAAGGGGATGTGGCTCTTTTACGAACATCCCGAAACGTCATTTTTAGGGGCTAAGCAGAAGTTTTTAGATATTCGGAAGCGGACTTATCAAGTGCCAGCAGCGCATAAAGTAACTTATATTGGGATTCCAACAACGTCTGGTACTGGTTCAGAAGTTACGCCATATGCAGTTATCACGGATTCTAAGACCCATGTTAAATACCCAATTACTGATTACGCAATGCAACCAGATATCGCTATCGTGGATCCACAGTTTGTGGAAACGGTCCCTAAGCGAACAACAGCCTGGACGGGCCTAGATGTGATTACGCATGCAACGGAATCATACGTCTCAACGATGGCTTCTGATTTCACCCGCGGTTGGTCGATTCAAGCGCTACAATTAGCCTTTAAGTATTTGAAAGCCTCGTATGATGGTGATCAATTAGCACGTGAGAAGATGCATAATGCCTCGACTCTAGCTGGGATGGCGTTTGCCAATGCCTTTTTGGGAATTAATCATTCGATTGCTCATAAATTAGGTGGTGCATTCAACTTACCACACGGATTAGCGATTGCGATTACGTATCCGCAAGTCGTTCGCTATAATGCGGAAATCCCAACTAAGTTAGCGATGTGGCCTAAATATACGCACAATACAGCATTAGCGGACTATGCCAACATTGCGCGAGCCTTGGGGTTAGTTGGCAATACGGATGAAGAACTCAAAGAAAGCTTAGTGCAAGCGTATATTGACTTGGCGCATTCAATGGATGTCACGTTATCTTTGAAAGCGAACCGTGTTGAGAAAAAACAGTTCGATGCTAATGTCGATCAGTTAGCTGAATTAGCGTACGAAGATCAATGCACCACGGCCAATCCACGGGAACCTTTGATTAGTGAATTAAAGGCGATTATGCAACGTGAATGGGATGGTCAGGGAACTGAAAAATAA